The Salegentibacter mishustinae genome includes a window with the following:
- a CDS encoding DUF4254 domain-containing protein, with protein sequence MFSDKANKIFQEVIEKYHEKDTVEQPFENPYDSENELIEHLLYRKCWIDTVQWHYEDIIRDKHIDPVDALTLKRQIDASNQDRTDTVEYIDSYFLEKFKNVEPKADATINSESPAWAIDRLSILALKIYHMHEEANREDASQEHQMRCKAKLDVLLEQRVDLSTAINQLLEDIAAGKKYMKVYRQMKMYNDDELNPVLRKK encoded by the coding sequence ATGTTTTCAGATAAAGCAAATAAGATTTTCCAGGAAGTAATAGAAAAATATCACGAAAAAGATACGGTAGAGCAGCCGTTTGAAAATCCTTACGACAGCGAAAATGAACTAATTGAGCATTTGTTGTACAGAAAATGCTGGATCGACACTGTACAATGGCATTACGAGGATATAATTAGGGATAAGCATATCGATCCGGTTGATGCATTGACGCTAAAACGACAGATAGATGCTTCTAACCAGGATCGCACTGACACGGTAGAATATATTGACAGCTATTTTCTTGAAAAATTTAAAAATGTAGAGCCAAAGGCTGATGCTACAATTAATTCTGAAAGTCCGGCCTGGGCGATAGACAGGCTTTCTATTTTAGCTTTGAAGATCTATCATATGCACGAAGAAGCCAACCGGGAAGACGCCTCGCAAGAGCACCAGATGAGGTGTAAAGCTAAGCTTGATGTGTTGCTGGAACAGCGTGTAGACCTTTCTACAGCGATAAACCAATTGTTAGAAGATATTGCTGCCGGAAAAAAATATATGAAAGTGTACAGACAGATGAAAATGTACAATGACGATGAATTGAATCCAGTACTTAGAAAAAAGTAA
- a CDS encoding thymidine kinase, producing MFLENTVNHEEQFGWIEVICGSMFSGKTEELIRRLKRAQFAKQTVEIFKPAIDTRYDEEMVVSHDSNEIRSTPVPSASNIRILADGCDVVGIDEAQFFDDEIVTVCNDLANRGIRVIVAGLDMDFKGNPFGPMPYLMATAEYVTKVHAVCTRTGNLAQFSYRKAVNDDLVFLGENEEYEPLSRGAYYKAMLRERVKKLDVKDAEELQPNLKKKNA from the coding sequence ATGTTTCTCGAAAATACAGTAAATCACGAAGAGCAATTTGGCTGGATTGAAGTTATTTGCGGCAGTATGTTCTCTGGCAAGACCGAAGAACTAATTCGCCGTTTAAAAAGAGCCCAATTCGCCAAACAAACCGTAGAAATCTTTAAACCCGCCATAGACACGCGCTATGACGAGGAAATGGTGGTGTCTCATGATTCCAATGAAATTAGGTCTACTCCCGTTCCTTCGGCTTCCAATATCAGGATTCTTGCCGATGGTTGTGATGTGGTAGGAATAGACGAAGCCCAGTTTTTTGATGACGAAATTGTAACGGTTTGCAACGATCTCGCCAATAGAGGAATTCGGGTAATTGTGGCCGGATTGGATATGGATTTTAAAGGAAATCCTTTTGGCCCTATGCCCTATCTTATGGCTACTGCAGAGTATGTGACCAAAGTACACGCAGTTTGCACCCGCACCGGAAACCTGGCACAATTTAGCTATAGAAAAGCTGTTAATGATGATCTGGTTTTTCTAGGTGAAAATGAAGAATACGAACCTTTAAGCCGTGGTGCCTATTACAAAGCTATGCTTAGGGAAAGGGTTAAGAAATTAGATGTGAAAGATGCCGAAGAATTGCAACCTAACCTAAAGAAAAAGAATGCCTAA
- a CDS encoding prolyl oligopeptidase family serine peptidase, translated as MKKTLPGIFALAVLASCNDSKSEKEISLNYPETKKVDTVTDYFGTEVKDPYRWLEDDRSEETEEWVKAQNEVTFDYLNSIPYKKELEERLSEIWNYEKISAPFEEGDYTYFYKNDGLQNQYVVYRKKDKDGETEVFLDPNKFSEDGTTSLAGLSFSKDGSKAAYAISEGGSDWRKIIIIDAENKERVEDTIQNVKFSGISWKGNEGFYYSSYEKPEGSELSAKTDQHRLFYHKLGTPQSDDKIIFGDTEEQKHRYVGGGVSEDDRFLFISARNSTSGGKLFMMDLSKNNPELVTILDHENTDSYVITNEDSKLFIVTNMDAPNRKVVTVDAANPSPENWEDFIPETENVLSPSTGGGYFFAEYMVDAVSEVKQYDYDGKLVREVELPGIGSAGGFGAKKEKEELYYSFTNYVTPGTIYKYNIEEGTSEVYNKPNIKFNPDDYESKQVFYTSKDGTKVPMIITHKKGLELNGKNPTMLYGYGGFNVSLTPSFSTANAIWMEQGGVYAVPNLRGGGEYGKEWHDAGIKLKKQNVFDDFIAAAEYLIEENYTSSDYLAIRGGSNGGLLVGATMTQRPDLMKVALPAVGVMDMLRYHTFTAGAGWAYDYGTSQDSKEMFEYLYNYSPVHNIEKGTEYPATLVTTGDHDDRVVPAHSFKFAAELQEKHAGKEPVLIRIETKAGHGAGKPTKMIIEEYADIFGFTLYNMGFDVLPNKTKEEVKG; from the coding sequence ATGAAAAAAACATTACCCGGAATTTTTGCTCTTGCCGTCCTGGCTTCCTGCAATGATTCTAAATCAGAAAAAGAAATCAGTTTGAATTATCCTGAAACCAAAAAAGTAGATACGGTAACCGATTATTTTGGAACCGAAGTAAAAGATCCTTACCGCTGGCTGGAAGACGATCGTAGCGAAGAAACCGAAGAATGGGTAAAAGCCCAGAATGAGGTAACTTTCGATTATCTAAACAGTATTCCTTATAAAAAAGAGCTTGAAGAAAGACTTTCAGAAATATGGAATTACGAAAAAATAAGTGCTCCTTTTGAAGAAGGCGATTACACCTATTTCTATAAAAACGATGGTTTACAAAATCAATACGTGGTTTATAGAAAAAAAGACAAAGATGGGGAAACAGAAGTTTTCCTGGATCCTAATAAATTCAGTGAAGACGGTACTACTTCTCTTGCCGGCTTAAGTTTTTCTAAAGATGGCAGCAAAGCCGCTTACGCTATTTCTGAAGGTGGTAGCGATTGGAGAAAAATAATCATTATAGATGCCGAAAATAAAGAACGTGTAGAAGATACTATTCAGAATGTAAAATTTAGCGGAATTTCCTGGAAAGGAAACGAAGGCTTTTACTATTCAAGCTACGAAAAGCCAGAAGGCAGCGAGCTTTCGGCAAAAACAGATCAGCATAGATTATTTTACCACAAACTGGGAACTCCACAAAGTGATGACAAAATAATTTTTGGAGATACTGAAGAACAAAAACATCGTTACGTAGGCGGTGGCGTTTCAGAAGATGATCGGTTTTTATTTATTTCTGCAAGAAACTCAACTTCCGGCGGGAAACTTTTTATGATGGATCTCTCCAAGAATAACCCTGAATTGGTTACTATTTTAGACCACGAAAACACCGATAGCTACGTAATTACCAATGAAGACAGCAAATTGTTTATCGTTACCAATATGGATGCGCCAAATCGTAAGGTTGTGACCGTAGATGCCGCAAATCCTTCTCCTGAAAACTGGGAAGACTTTATTCCTGAAACCGAAAACGTATTGAGCCCTTCTACCGGCGGCGGCTATTTCTTTGCCGAATATATGGTAGATGCAGTTTCTGAAGTAAAGCAATACGACTATGACGGAAAATTAGTTCGTGAAGTTGAACTTCCGGGAATTGGTTCTGCAGGCGGATTTGGTGCAAAAAAGGAAAAAGAAGAATTGTATTATTCTTTCACAAACTATGTGACTCCAGGTACCATCTATAAATACAATATTGAAGAAGGGACTTCTGAGGTTTATAACAAACCAAATATAAAATTCAATCCAGACGATTACGAAAGCAAGCAGGTTTTTTACACCTCAAAAGACGGGACAAAGGTTCCTATGATCATTACCCACAAAAAAGGTCTTGAGCTTAACGGTAAGAACCCAACGATGCTTTATGGTTATGGAGGATTCAATGTTAGTTTAACGCCTTCTTTTAGCACCGCAAATGCGATTTGGATGGAACAAGGCGGAGTTTACGCCGTGCCAAACCTTAGAGGTGGTGGTGAATATGGAAAAGAATGGCATGATGCGGGTATAAAACTTAAAAAACAAAACGTTTTTGACGATTTTATCGCTGCTGCGGAATACTTAATTGAAGAGAATTATACCTCTAGCGATTACCTGGCCATTCGTGGTGGTTCTAACGGCGGACTTTTAGTTGGCGCAACAATGACCCAGCGTCCAGATCTTATGAAAGTGGCTTTACCGGCCGTTGGCGTAATGGATATGCTGCGTTACCACACTTTCACTGCCGGTGCAGGTTGGGCGTACGATTATGGAACTTCCCAGGATAGCAAAGAGATGTTTGAATATCTTTACAACTATTCTCCTGTTCATAACATTGAAAAAGGAACCGAATATCCTGCTACTTTGGTGACCACAGGAGATCACGACGATCGTGTGGTACCTGCGCATTCGTTTAAATTCGCTGCTGAATTGCAGGAAAAACATGCTGGGAAAGAACCTGTTTTAATCAGGATTGAAACCAAAGCCGGTCACGGTGCAGGGAAACCTACGAAAATGATTATTGAAGAATATGCCGATATTTTTGGGTTTACCCTTTATAATATGGGCTTTGATGTACTTCCAAATAAAACTAAAGAAGAAGTAAAAGGATAA
- the mscL gene encoding large conductance mechanosensitive channel protein MscL: MSFIQDFKKFMLKGDIIALATAVVIGAAFNKIIASVVADVIMPIIGLITGGTDFSQKFIALDGVSYETLEAAKEAEAAVITYGNLIDTIIHFVIVAFFIFLVLRAYEKTKKEKEAPKLVEPKGPTQEDLLTQIRDELKKQNSST, from the coding sequence ATGAGTTTTATCCAGGATTTTAAAAAATTTATGCTCAAGGGTGATATTATAGCCCTTGCTACTGCGGTGGTGATAGGTGCCGCTTTTAACAAAATCATCGCTTCTGTAGTGGCGGATGTGATTATGCCTATTATTGGTTTAATAACAGGTGGAACAGATTTTTCACAAAAATTTATTGCTCTAGACGGAGTTTCTTACGAAACATTAGAAGCTGCAAAAGAAGCTGAAGCCGCTGTAATTACTTATGGAAATTTAATAGATACCATTATCCATTTTGTAATCGTTGCATTTTTTATATTTTTGGTATTGAGGGCTTACGAAAAGACCAAAAAGGAAAAAGAAGCTCCAAAATTGGTGGAGCCAAAAGGCCCAACCCAGGAAGATTTGCTAACCCAAATTAGGGATGAGCTAAAAAAACAGAATAGTTCGACTTAA
- a CDS encoding DUF6427 family protein produces the protein MLTSFFGKSKPVNGVAITIFLIIFFIIANFKAWFLEFEIFNFLEKLVVLLSLILSAFVLNFIAKKNELTQRSAYKILFFVIFSASFFALLRNHQAIFANLCVLFALRRVISLQTKKVTQKKIFDATFWICIASLFYFWSILFLVVVYAGILYYLPKLKNWLIPPIAVLAVAALTQNFHIITYDQFYTFSEWFQWNYFDYSNYQNPKILIPLSIILALTFWTLVKFFAVVNKASVSMKPSLNLVLLSLLTAVAVAVFAPTKDGSELIFFFVPLSIIASIYFDQKSDKLFREVLLALLILMPLSIPLIF, from the coding sequence ATGCTAACAAGCTTTTTTGGCAAATCAAAACCGGTAAACGGCGTAGCGATCACTATTTTTTTGATCATATTTTTTATAATCGCCAATTTTAAAGCGTGGTTTTTGGAATTTGAGATCTTTAATTTTTTAGAAAAGCTGGTAGTTTTACTAAGTCTTATCCTTAGTGCTTTTGTGCTAAATTTTATTGCTAAAAAGAATGAACTTACCCAGCGTAGCGCTTATAAGATCTTATTTTTTGTTATTTTTTCGGCTTCATTTTTTGCTCTTTTAAGAAACCACCAGGCGATTTTCGCGAATTTATGTGTGCTTTTTGCATTAAGAAGGGTTATTAGTTTGCAAACTAAAAAAGTTACTCAAAAGAAAATCTTTGACGCTACCTTTTGGATCTGCATCGCTTCGCTTTTTTATTTCTGGTCTATTTTGTTTTTAGTGGTCGTTTATGCCGGGATTTTATATTATTTGCCAAAACTTAAAAACTGGTTAATTCCACCTATTGCCGTTTTAGCGGTTGCGGCGCTAACTCAAAATTTTCACATTATTACCTACGATCAGTTTTATACATTTTCAGAGTGGTTTCAGTGGAATTATTTTGATTATTCAAATTATCAAAATCCTAAAATTCTTATTCCCTTAAGTATAATTTTGGCGCTCACATTTTGGACATTGGTTAAGTTTTTTGCCGTGGTGAACAAAGCAAGTGTGTCTATGAAACCTTCCTTAAACCTGGTTTTGCTCAGTTTATTAACCGCTGTCGCTGTCGCTGTTTTTGCTCCAACCAAAGATGGTAGCGAGCTTATTTTCTTTTTTGTACCGCTTAGTATTATTGCGTCTATTTATTTTGACCAAAAAAGCGATAAGCTTTTCCGGGAAGTTTTACTGGCATTGCTTATCTTAATGCCATTGAGCATTCCATTGATTTTTTAA
- a CDS encoding DUF6341 family protein yields the protein MLRDIFEGIAYLFEEILFYPLDLLRDLELESWWAANALNFIFILVGLAAFAYWMKQLKHYNDIKDDDRDPTAHSFLG from the coding sequence ATGTTAAGAGATATATTTGAAGGTATTGCCTACTTATTTGAAGAAATACTTTTCTATCCTTTAGATTTATTAAGAGATCTGGAATTAGAATCCTGGTGGGCTGCAAATGCCTTAAATTTCATTTTTATCCTTGTTGGGCTAGCTGCATTTGCTTATTGGATGAAGCAACTTAAGCACTACAACGATATTAAAGATGATGATCGTGATCCAACAGCTCACTCTTTTTTAGGATAA
- a CDS encoding glycosyltransferase family 9 protein, which translates to MPRAEDASHILVIRLSAMGDVAMTVPVLRVLTASYPNLKITVLTRGFFEPMFKGIPGVSVYKTDIKGVHSGVIGLGRLAKELRDAGIDIVADLHNVLRSNVLKSVFYMFGIPVKQIDKGRNEKKALTRENNKIFKQLKPTIQRYADVFEALGYPLDLSKHQFPKKEKLSEKIRELVGTEPKKWLGIAPFAQHNSKAYPADLMEEVLEGLSENPKIKVLLFGGGEEETKQLEHWSKKFKNTISIAGKLTLAEELALIANLDAMLSMDSGNGHMAAMFGTPVITIWGVTHPYAGFAPFNQPESNSLLPDLTQYPKIPTSVYGNKYPEAYKNAIRSISPESVLKKIDEVLF; encoded by the coding sequence ATGCCGCGGGCAGAGGACGCTTCTCATATTCTCGTGATTAGGTTATCGGCTATGGGTGATGTAGCGATGACCGTTCCCGTATTGCGGGTATTAACTGCCAGCTATCCAAACTTAAAAATTACGGTTTTAACCCGGGGTTTTTTTGAACCAATGTTTAAAGGAATTCCTGGGGTTTCGGTTTACAAAACCGATATTAAAGGGGTGCATAGTGGGGTAATTGGGCTTGGCAGATTGGCAAAGGAACTTAGAGATGCAGGAATTGATATAGTAGCAGATCTTCACAATGTGTTACGCAGTAATGTGCTGAAATCGGTGTTCTATATGTTTGGGATTCCGGTAAAGCAAATCGATAAGGGCCGGAATGAAAAGAAAGCGCTCACCCGTGAAAATAACAAGATCTTTAAGCAATTAAAACCTACGATACAACGCTATGCCGATGTGTTTGAAGCTTTAGGTTATCCTCTTGATCTTAGCAAGCATCAATTTCCGAAGAAAGAAAAGCTTTCAGAAAAGATAAGAGAACTGGTAGGCACCGAACCTAAAAAATGGCTTGGGATTGCGCCTTTTGCACAGCATAATTCTAAAGCTTACCCAGCAGATCTAATGGAAGAAGTTTTAGAGGGATTAAGCGAAAATCCAAAAATCAAGGTTTTATTGTTTGGCGGTGGGGAAGAGGAAACTAAACAATTAGAACATTGGTCTAAAAAATTTAAAAACACGATTAGCATTGCCGGAAAACTGACTTTAGCCGAAGAACTTGCGCTTATTGCTAATCTTGACGCTATGCTTTCTATGGATAGCGGAAATGGCCATATGGCTGCGATGTTTGGAACACCGGTGATTACCATTTGGGGTGTTACGCATCCTTATGCGGGGTTTGCGCCTTTTAATCAACCAGAAAGTAACAGTTTACTCCCTGATCTTACTCAATATCCAAAAATACCAACTTCTGTTTACGGAAATAAATATCCTGAAGCTTATAAGAATGCCATTCGCAGTATTTCTCCTGAAAGTGTTTTAAAAAAAATTGATGAGGTTTTGTTTTAG
- a CDS encoding DNA adenine methylase, translated as MNYIGSKHRLGDFIKSTVSEVVSEDLSQMVFCDLFAGTGSVGRKFKTSVKSVIANDIEFYSYILLKNYIENHQHLESEALLVELNNLQGKTGFVFEEYSENGEAGRLYFSEANGKRIDAIRQQIDNWKLNKKIGENQYFFLLASLLESADKVANTASVYAAFLKKVKPTAQKELKLQPAKFELTAHPHKVFQKDANQLIKEIEGDILYLDPPYNARQYGANYHILNTIAKYDTFAPRGKTGLRDYYRSNYCRRKEVEKSFRDLVENARFRYIFFSYNNEGLMPSEEIKKVMSRFGNYDLVTRNYKRFKADRTENRNHTANNTTEYLHILEKK; from the coding sequence ATGAATTATATAGGTTCTAAACATAGGCTTGGAGATTTTATTAAATCTACCGTATCAGAAGTGGTTTCTGAAGATCTTTCACAAATGGTATTTTGCGATCTCTTTGCGGGAACCGGTAGTGTGGGGAGAAAATTTAAAACTTCAGTAAAATCGGTGATTGCTAACGATATTGAGTTTTATAGCTATATTTTACTGAAAAATTATATCGAAAATCACCAGCATCTGGAATCTGAAGCGTTATTGGTGGAATTAAATAACCTTCAAGGTAAAACAGGCTTTGTTTTCGAGGAATACAGCGAAAATGGTGAGGCTGGCAGGCTCTATTTTTCTGAAGCAAACGGAAAGAGAATTGACGCAATTAGGCAGCAAATAGATAATTGGAAATTGAATAAAAAAATAGGGGAAAACCAGTATTTTTTCCTCCTGGCTTCTTTATTGGAGAGTGCCGATAAAGTAGCGAACACCGCTTCGGTTTATGCTGCTTTTTTAAAGAAAGTAAAACCTACGGCTCAAAAAGAATTAAAGTTGCAACCGGCTAAATTTGAATTGACAGCGCATCCACATAAGGTGTTTCAAAAAGATGCAAATCAATTAATTAAGGAAATAGAAGGGGATATTCTGTATTTAGATCCGCCTTACAATGCGCGTCAATATGGCGCGAACTACCATATTTTAAATACCATCGCAAAATATGATACCTTTGCACCCAGAGGTAAAACCGGGCTTCGGGATTATTATCGTTCTAATTATTGCAGAAGGAAAGAGGTTGAAAAATCTTTTCGGGATCTGGTAGAAAATGCCCGTTTCAGGTATATATTTTTCAGCTATAATAACGAAGGTCTAATGCCTTCCGAAGAAATAAAAAAAGTAATGAGCCGTTTTGGAAATTACGATTTGGTCACTAGAAATTATAAGCGATTTAAAGCAGATAGAACCGAAAACCGAAACCATACGGCCAATAACACTACAGAATATCTCCACATTTTAGAAAAAAAATAA
- a CDS encoding aspartate-semialdehyde dehydrogenase: MRIAVVGATGMVGEIMLKVLAERNFPVTELYLVASERSVGKKINFKGKEYEVIGLQTAVDLKPDIALFSAGGETSLEWAPKFAENGTTVVDNSSAWRMDKTKKLVIPEINASELTKEDKIIANPNCSTIQLLMALKPLHDAFKIKRVIVSTYQSITGTGVKAVEQLENEYKGEKGEMAYPYPIHKNALPHCDVFQENGYTKEEMKLTKETKKILGDESVLVSATAIRIPVVGGHSESVNIEFENEFDEAEVRKILSEFPGVTVQDNPVTNTYPMPIYAEGKDDVFVGRIRRDYSQPKSLNMWVVADNLRKGAATNTIQIAEYLIKNKLV; the protein is encoded by the coding sequence ATGAGAATAGCAGTAGTAGGCGCTACCGGAATGGTAGGCGAGATCATGTTAAAAGTTTTAGCCGAAAGGAATTTTCCGGTTACAGAATTATACCTGGTTGCTTCAGAAAGGTCAGTTGGGAAAAAGATCAATTTTAAAGGAAAAGAATATGAAGTAATTGGTTTGCAAACGGCGGTAGACCTTAAACCAGATATTGCGCTATTTTCTGCCGGTGGAGAAACTTCTTTAGAATGGGCTCCAAAATTTGCCGAAAATGGAACAACGGTGGTAGATAATTCTTCGGCCTGGAGAATGGATAAAACCAAAAAATTGGTAATTCCGGAGATTAATGCTTCAGAATTAACTAAAGAAGACAAGATCATCGCCAACCCAAACTGTTCTACCATCCAGTTGTTGATGGCTTTAAAACCGTTGCACGATGCTTTCAAAATTAAGCGTGTTATCGTTTCTACTTACCAGTCTATTACCGGTACCGGCGTAAAAGCGGTGGAGCAATTGGAAAATGAATACAAAGGTGAAAAAGGCGAAATGGCCTATCCTTACCCTATTCATAAAAATGCACTTCCGCATTGTGATGTGTTCCAGGAAAACGGGTACACCAAAGAAGAAATGAAACTTACCAAAGAGACCAAAAAGATTTTAGGAGATGAGTCGGTATTGGTGAGTGCTACCGCGATTAGAATTCCGGTGGTTGGCGGACATTCAGAATCTGTGAATATCGAATTCGAAAATGAATTTGATGAAGCTGAAGTAAGAAAAATTTTAAGTGAATTTCCAGGGGTAACGGTACAGGATAATCCCGTTACCAACACTTACCCGATGCCTATTTATGCTGAAGGAAAAGATGATGTTTTTGTTGGCAGGATTCGAAGAGATTATTCACAACCTAAAAGCTTAAATATGTGGGTGGTGGCCGATAATCTTAGGAAAGGGGCAGCTACCAATACCATACAAATTGCCGAATACCTGATTAAAAATAAATTAGTGTAA
- the alr gene encoding alanine racemase, translating into MPKAEETVLEIDLNTLAHNFKTIKSQLKPGVKFMSVIKAYAYGNDSVAMANKLEELGTDYFAVAYTEEGIRLREAGISKPILILHPQPVNYPEIIEHCLEPNLYSARTLQLFIELAEKQKQKNYPVHLKFNTGMNRLGFTEANYHHIPEKLKKTKSVRIASAFSHLAASEDWKEREFTLSQIYKFKDLAGKLLEDIDYEPLLHLCNTSAVFNYPSAAFSMVRSGLGLYGFANDDNLNKKLKPVGTLKSVISQIQNLEEGDTVGYGRAFKAEKTTRIATLPVGHADGIKRIYGHGKAGVFVNGEYAPIVGNVCMDIIMINVTHIDCKEGDEVIIFGGPQPVPELAAKGGTVSYELITGISQRVKRIIIK; encoded by the coding sequence ATGCCTAAAGCCGAAGAAACCGTTCTGGAAATAGACCTTAACACCTTAGCTCATAATTTTAAAACCATAAAATCGCAGTTAAAACCCGGTGTTAAATTTATGTCGGTAATTAAAGCTTATGCCTATGGAAATGATTCTGTAGCAATGGCGAATAAATTAGAAGAACTGGGCACCGATTATTTTGCGGTTGCTTATACCGAAGAAGGCATTAGACTGCGGGAAGCAGGAATTAGCAAACCTATTTTAATACTGCACCCACAACCCGTAAATTATCCTGAAATAATTGAACATTGCCTGGAGCCAAATTTATACAGTGCAAGAACACTTCAGCTTTTTATAGAGCTCGCTGAAAAGCAAAAACAGAAAAATTATCCGGTGCATCTAAAATTTAATACGGGAATGAACCGTCTTGGATTTACTGAAGCCAATTATCATCATATTCCAGAGAAATTAAAGAAAACTAAATCGGTAAGAATAGCTTCGGCCTTTTCCCATTTAGCAGCCAGCGAAGATTGGAAAGAGCGAGAATTTACCCTTTCTCAAATTTATAAATTTAAAGATCTGGCGGGTAAACTTTTGGAAGATATTGACTACGAACCGCTTTTGCATCTTTGTAATACCTCAGCGGTTTTTAATTATCCTTCTGCCGCTTTTTCTATGGTAAGAAGCGGTTTGGGACTGTACGGTTTCGCCAATGACGATAACCTCAACAAGAAACTTAAACCTGTGGGCACTTTAAAGTCGGTAATTTCTCAAATTCAAAACTTGGAAGAAGGAGATACGGTGGGCTATGGCCGTGCTTTTAAAGCCGAAAAAACGACAAGAATAGCTACCCTTCCTGTTGGCCACGCCGATGGTATAAAACGCATATATGGCCACGGAAAAGCCGGGGTTTTTGTTAATGGAGAATATGCTCCTATTGTTGGTAATGTTTGTATGGATATTATTATGATAAACGTGACCCACATTGACTGTAAAGAAGGTGATGAAGTAATAATCTTTGGCGGTCCCCAACCTGTTCCCGAACTTGCTGCAAAAGGAGGAACCGTTTCTTATGAGCTTATTACCGGTATTTCACAAAGAGTAAAACGGATAATTATTAAATGA
- the purD gene encoding phosphoribosylamine--glycine ligase has translation MKILILGAGGREHTFAYKLAQSPKCSQLFVAPGNAGTAEIAENIDLKVTDFKAIKDFVLKEKIEMLVVGPEDPLVEGITDFFAEDEALKQVKVIGPSKRGALLEGSKERAKEFMAIHKIPTAAYESFTEKSLEAGKKFLETLKPPYVLKADGLAAGKGVLILNDLEEAKQELQNMLAEKKFGAASAKVVIEEFLDGIELSVFVLTDGKNYKILPTAKDYKRIGEGDTGLNTGGMGAISPVPFVDDELMGKIEERIVKTTVKGLQEENIDYKGFIFIGLIKVDNEPYVIEYNVRMGDPETEVVLPRIKSDLVDIFEKVSEGKLNEASLELDERTSATVMLVSEGYPEAYEKSKEITGFDKVEGSIVFHAGTKNEGGKIVTSGGRVIAVTSFGKDYKEALKKSYQNAEKLHFDKMYYRKDLGFDLS, from the coding sequence ATGAAAATTTTAATTCTTGGCGCCGGCGGACGCGAACATACATTTGCTTATAAACTGGCACAGAGCCCAAAATGTTCTCAACTTTTTGTAGCCCCTGGCAATGCTGGAACCGCTGAAATAGCTGAAAATATTGATCTTAAAGTGACCGATTTTAAGGCTATTAAAGATTTTGTGCTGAAAGAGAAAATCGAAATGCTAGTGGTAGGTCCTGAAGACCCTTTAGTTGAAGGCATTACCGATTTCTTTGCCGAAGATGAGGCTTTAAAGCAAGTTAAAGTTATTGGCCCGTCAAAAAGAGGAGCACTTTTAGAAGGAAGTAAAGAACGCGCCAAAGAGTTTATGGCAATTCATAAAATTCCTACCGCAGCTTATGAGAGTTTTACCGAAAAAAGCCTGGAAGCGGGGAAAAAATTCCTGGAAACCTTAAAGCCTCCTTATGTTTTAAAAGCCGATGGACTTGCAGCCGGAAAAGGGGTTTTGATCTTAAATGATCTGGAGGAAGCAAAACAGGAACTTCAAAATATGCTAGCCGAAAAGAAATTTGGTGCAGCAAGCGCGAAAGTGGTGATCGAAGAATTCTTAGACGGCATCGAGTTAAGCGTTTTTGTACTTACAGATGGGAAAAACTACAAAATCTTGCCAACCGCCAAGGATTATAAAAGAATTGGTGAAGGCGACACCGGCTTAAATACCGGCGGAATGGGTGCGATCTCTCCAGTTCCTTTTGTAGATGATGAATTGATGGGGAAAATTGAAGAACGAATTGTAAAAACTACGGTAAAAGGACTTCAGGAAGAAAATATAGATTATAAAGGCTTCATCTTTATTGGGCTAATAAAAGTGGATAATGAGCCTTACGTGATAGAATATAATGTAAGAATGGGAGATCCGGAAACAGAGGTGGTGCTGCCGCGTATAAAATCTGATCTTGTAGACATTTTTGAAAAAGTTTCTGAAGGAAAATTAAACGAAGCTAGCTTGGAGCTTGATGAGCGTACCTCCGCAACGGTTATGTTGGTATCTGAAGGTTATCCTGAAGCTTATGAGAAATCTAAAGAAATTACCGGTTTTGATAAAGTAGAAGGGTCAATTGTATTTCACGCCGGGACTAAAAATGAAGGCGGTAAAATTGTGACCAGTGGTGGCCGGGTGATTGCGGTGACTTCTTTCGGGAAAGATTACAAAGAGGCACTAAAAAAATCTTACCAAAATGCAGAGAAACTACATTTTGATAAGATGTATTATAGAAAAGATCTTGGGTTTGATTTATCCTAA